A stretch of the Capsicum annuum cultivar UCD-10X-F1 chromosome 10, UCD10Xv1.1, whole genome shotgun sequence genome encodes the following:
- the LOC107844321 gene encoding protein BONZAI 3-like yields MTRPNCKRDIARKVAEKYFMRCRIVRSRCVTISSADEWEDLKLKDQDFLSEVSCVLSELYYGESPVLASDRDYKDLCPSMDIVVEALQVHKGSNNVTKCSRCLTLNLHNRNGHVPKNLGGITVLAEETVTSRTAVEMTLQCTNLENKDLFSKSDPFLRISRITETGGSVPICKTEVDNNNLNPHMKDNPLVIGCFDFNSSGNHVLLGKLQKTVADLENFHKSRVRANFISQPSGLRGNEKVLKGQLLVEGYAEKQLYSFLDYISSEFELSFMTLSLMHLNIQCLASNGNPRSPDSLHYVDPSGCLNAYQRAIMEVGDVIQFYDSDKLFPAWGFGGKAYDGTISHCFNFGGGPVRLSVTLAYNSTKKH; encoded by the exons ATGACGCGACCCAATTGCAAAAGGGATATTGCTAGAAAAGTGGCCGAAAAGTATTTCATGCGTTGTCGCATAGTTAGATCTCGCTGTGTGACGATCTCCTCGGCCGATGAGTGGGAG GATCTTAAATTGAAAGACCAAGATTTCCTTAGTGAAGTCAGCTGTGTTCTCTCCGAG TTGTATTATGGTGAATCACCTGTCTTAGCTAGTGATCGTGATTACAAGGATCTGTGTCCTTCAATGGATATTGTCGTAGAAGCACTACAAGTGCACAAAGGCAGTAAT AATGTAACCAAGTGCAGCCGATGTTTAACACTGAATCTACACAACAGGAATGGCCATGTGCCGAAAAACTTAGGGGGAATTACTGTTCTTGCAGAAGAAACAGTCACTTCAAGAACTGCTGTAGAGATGACATTGCAATGTACCAACCTGGAAAACAAGGATTTATTCTCAAAAAGT GATCCTTTTTTGAGAATATCTAGGATTACTGAAACTGGAGGTTCTGTTCCAATTTGCAAGACAGAAGTCGATAATAATAACCTGAACCCCCATATGAAG GATAATCCATTAGTTATAGGTTGCTTCGACTTTAACAGCAGTGGAAATCATGTTCTCCTTGG GAAATTACAAAAAACAGTGGCAGACCTTGAAAATTTTCACAAGAGCAGAGTTCGTGCAAATTTTATCTCACAACCTTCTGGTTTACGGGGTAATGAAAAG GTCCTGAAAGGTCAACTTCTTGTTGAAGGATATGCTGAGAAGCAGCTCTATAGTTTTCTTGACTACATTTCTAGTGAATTTGAGCTTAGTTTTATG ACTCTTTCGCTGATGCATTTGAACATACAATGCCTAGCTTCAAATGGAAATCCTCGCAGCCCTGATTCCTTGCATTATGTTGATCCTTCTGGCTGTTTGAATGCTTACCAGAGG GCTATTATGGAGGTTGGAGATGTCATACAATTCTATGATTCTGATAAGCTCTTTCCTGCTTGGGGATTTGGTGGCAAGGCATATGATGGAACAATATCTCACTGTTTTAACTTCGGTGGAGGTCCAG TTCGTTTATCTGTCACTTTGGCTTATAATAGTACAAAAAAGCATTAA